One part of the Salinimonas iocasae genome encodes these proteins:
- a CDS encoding alpha/beta hydrolase, whose translation MKLLLIIFATVLLGGCAKLMFATANTTTLTFDGDITENIAYGTASRQKLDIFVPEDLDEGTAPVVIFFHGGRWSFGSKDQYQFVGIRLASMGYVAVLPNTRLYPEVKFPTFVDDAAAAVAWIQNNIQKYGGSEQLIISGHSSGAHIGALVVADESYLKKAGGDPQGIDAFVGMNGPYDFTPKADDLRDMFGPPEQFDKMVVTHYIDGGEPPFALMYSSNDKTVHEQNLKRLKAKIESVDGQVSTYIYDKGEHTGTVAALSWANPDDLPVADDMQAFIQKYVLTPKQR comes from the coding sequence ATGAAACTGCTCCTGATTATATTCGCTACCGTGCTACTGGGCGGCTGTGCAAAACTGATGTTTGCCACGGCTAACACCACCACACTCACTTTTGATGGTGATATCACCGAAAATATTGCTTATGGCACTGCGTCCCGTCAAAAGCTGGATATTTTCGTCCCTGAGGACCTGGATGAAGGCACTGCGCCAGTTGTGATATTTTTTCATGGTGGCCGCTGGAGCTTTGGTTCAAAAGATCAGTATCAGTTTGTCGGCATACGCCTGGCCTCGATGGGTTATGTAGCGGTATTACCTAATACAAGGCTGTACCCGGAAGTGAAATTTCCGACATTTGTTGATGATGCTGCAGCAGCGGTGGCGTGGATACAAAACAATATTCAAAAGTACGGCGGCAGTGAACAATTAATTATCAGTGGACACTCATCAGGTGCGCATATTGGTGCATTAGTGGTAGCCGACGAAAGTTATCTGAAAAAAGCCGGCGGCGATCCACAAGGCATTGATGCATTTGTAGGAATGAACGGTCCGTATGACTTTACGCCTAAAGCAGATGACCTTCGGGATATGTTTGGCCCGCCCGAACAGTTCGACAAAATGGTTGTCACCCATTATATCGATGGTGGTGAGCCCCCGTTTGCGCTGATGTATTCATCAAATGATAAGACGGTGCACGAGCAGAACCTGAAACGACTAAAGGCAAAAATAGAATCGGTGGATGGCCAGGTCAGTACCTACATTTATGATAAGGGCGAACATACCGGAACCGTCGCCGCATTAAGCTGGGCTAATCCTGATGATTTGCCAGTGGCAGATGACATGCAGGCCTTTATACAAAAATATGTTCTTACCCCGAAGCAAAGGTAA
- a CDS encoding glycoside hydrolase family 97 protein encodes MRYFTLALGMLAFTAHAEDISVKSPDGDLVLTFSDENELAEYSLTFKGKKLIDASKLGFTFEQAQPMYRDFSVKEISRDKHDDTWEQPWGEQRIIENKYNELAVEFTHTDDAQRKFVVRARVFDDGIGFRYEVPGGGQRNITRELTQFHLTNSDNATAYWIPGQGRERYEYLYRETPLQDVDLAHTPFTVKYEDGTHLAIHEAALVDYAGMSLQRQDGGRLEANLAPRADGTLVHKEGSFTTPWRTVTVGEQAVDLINSYISLNLNEPNKLGEVDWINPGKYVGIWWGMHIGKYTWGSGEKHGATTERTKEYMDFAAKYGFDGVLVEGWNKGWDGNWIENSQLFSFTESYPDFDIKAVTDYGKKKGVTLIGHHETSGGITNYEEQMEDGFKLYQDHGVEQIKTGYVAFGQNLKRRDENGVMRYEFTDSQPVVNHFINNVSTAAKYELAINTHESVKDTGLRRTYPNWISRESARGQEYNSGAGAPNPANHIPTMSFTRMLAGPMDFTPGIFDFDYKRPEVPENDTADFVRRPMSTLTRQLAQYVVLYSPIQMAADLPENYLEHKQAFQFIQDVPTDWEKTEALQGEVGDFIVIARQEKKHRDYSGDDWYLGAITNEEPRTVTVKLDFLKSGQKYEAQIYQDKQDTQWKDNPYAMSYETKTVTAKDSIDLYLANAGGAAVRFKALN; translated from the coding sequence ATGCGATATTTCACACTTGCGCTGGGTATGCTTGCGTTTACTGCTCATGCCGAGGATATTTCGGTAAAATCTCCGGACGGCGATTTAGTTCTGACATTTTCAGATGAAAATGAACTGGCTGAGTATTCGCTGACATTCAAGGGTAAAAAACTGATTGATGCCAGTAAGCTGGGCTTTACCTTTGAACAGGCACAGCCGATGTATCGTGACTTTTCGGTAAAAGAGATCAGCCGTGATAAGCATGATGACACCTGGGAGCAGCCCTGGGGCGAACAGCGTATCATCGAAAACAAGTATAATGAACTGGCTGTGGAGTTTACGCATACCGATGATGCGCAGCGCAAGTTTGTGGTTCGCGCCCGTGTTTTTGATGATGGCATCGGCTTTCGCTACGAAGTCCCTGGTGGTGGGCAGCGCAACATTACGCGCGAACTGACACAGTTTCACCTGACTAATTCAGACAATGCTACAGCTTATTGGATCCCCGGACAGGGCCGTGAGCGCTATGAATACCTTTACCGTGAAACGCCTTTGCAGGACGTAGATCTGGCGCACACCCCGTTCACCGTTAAATATGAAGACGGCACGCATCTGGCCATTCACGAAGCGGCACTGGTTGATTACGCCGGAATGAGTCTGCAGCGTCAGGATGGAGGCCGTTTAGAGGCTAATCTGGCTCCGCGGGCTGATGGTACACTGGTGCATAAAGAAGGCAGCTTCACCACACCGTGGCGCACTGTAACTGTGGGTGAACAAGCGGTTGATCTTATCAATTCCTACATTTCACTTAACCTCAATGAACCTAATAAACTGGGTGAGGTTGATTGGATTAACCCGGGTAAATATGTTGGCATCTGGTGGGGCATGCATATCGGCAAATACACCTGGGGCTCTGGTGAGAAACATGGGGCAACCACCGAACGTACTAAAGAATATATGGACTTTGCCGCCAAATATGGCTTTGACGGAGTATTAGTGGAAGGCTGGAATAAAGGCTGGGATGGCAACTGGATCGAAAACTCTCAGCTATTCAGCTTTACCGAGAGCTATCCGGACTTTGATATCAAAGCGGTAACTGATTACGGTAAGAAAAAAGGCGTTACGCTTATCGGTCACCACGAGACTTCTGGCGGTATCACCAACTATGAAGAGCAAATGGAAGATGGCTTCAAGTTGTATCAGGACCATGGTGTAGAGCAGATTAAAACAGGTTATGTGGCATTTGGTCAGAACCTGAAACGTCGGGATGAAAACGGCGTGATGCGCTATGAATTTACTGACAGCCAGCCTGTGGTCAATCACTTCATTAATAATGTCAGTACAGCGGCAAAATACGAGCTGGCTATAAACACGCACGAATCAGTGAAAGACACGGGGCTACGTCGTACCTATCCTAACTGGATTTCACGGGAAAGTGCGCGCGGGCAGGAATACAACTCGGGTGCTGGTGCGCCTAATCCGGCTAATCATATTCCTACCATGTCATTCACCCGCATGCTGGCCGGCCCTATGGACTTCACACCAGGCATTTTCGACTTCGATTATAAGCGTCCTGAAGTGCCGGAAAACGATACGGCCGACTTTGTACGCCGCCCGATGTCAACATTAACGCGTCAGCTTGCACAGTACGTTGTATTGTACAGCCCTATTCAGATGGCGGCGGATTTACCGGAGAATTATCTTGAACATAAGCAGGCCTTCCAGTTTATTCAGGATGTCCCTACCGACTGGGAAAAAACTGAAGCGCTGCAGGGTGAAGTTGGCGACTTTATCGTTATTGCCAGACAAGAGAAAAAGCACAGGGACTACTCAGGTGATGACTGGTACCTTGGCGCTATTACCAATGAAGAGCCCCGGACTGTCACGGTAAAACTGGATTTTCTTAAATCAGGGCAAAAATATGAAGCCCAGATCTATCAGGACAAGCAGGATACGCAGTGGAAAGATAACCCGTATGCAATGAGTTATGAGACAAAAACCGTTACTGCGAAAGACAGCATCGACTTGTATCTGGCGAATGCTGGTGGTGCCGCTGTGCGGTTTAAGGCGCTGAACTAG
- a CDS encoding serine hydrolase, translated as MLKPIRLLAMAMAVSGWLFCLPALASESPPVTLDSLDKSMAELVKKENLPSLSYAIVQPDKPAHIKTIGSLQKGQETPVTADTAYRIASISKMFVGIAAMQLIEEGRIDPDSNVAEVLPEFEFENPWEATHPLKVKHLLESTTGFDEMSLAEFVYDNQPVMPLTEALRFQPDSHISRWAPGTRHSYSNTAAAVTALLIEKVTEQPFTDYVQTEIFTPLGMNHTFYGTALESVTMAEGHSGGNIVEHDHLLMYPAGGASSSISDMQRLLTFFTERGKPLLNAESIKRMEQSQTTNAGKFDAGYGVYNFSRYYDGWGYRGHDGSLPGWTSELSYLPDNGTGFALLLNDENPRAFYKAARLLADFIAQENTVPTVKAEPVPQRWQELSGYYRLINPRIEKQYFIERIASPVLIDINDEGAHLSMVANPGWQRDIVYVGNDIWSNDKGEIVMTSATDPVAGDVIHYGDRVFVTTSAFGAIADKVIFLAWFLTLVITVVYTPVWLINKARGKIVGAHSLQLRKWMSLSALIAVAFLVLIGVGLSNPFDNLGGPGPISVALFIASILLAIVTLWACWKRIKYRGPSTSRWLRGFVAVYLALQLVVVIYLAYFGVIGLVSWT; from the coding sequence ATGTTGAAGCCGATAAGGTTACTTGCAATGGCTATGGCGGTGAGTGGGTGGCTGTTTTGTCTCCCCGCGCTGGCCAGCGAATCCCCTCCCGTTACCCTTGATTCACTTGATAAAAGCATGGCCGAACTGGTCAAAAAAGAAAACCTTCCCTCACTGTCCTACGCAATTGTTCAACCTGATAAACCTGCGCATATAAAAACGATAGGCTCGTTACAAAAAGGGCAGGAAACTCCGGTTACCGCCGACACCGCTTACCGAATTGCTTCTATAAGTAAAATGTTTGTAGGGATTGCGGCAATGCAGCTTATTGAGGAGGGGAGGATAGATCCCGATTCGAACGTTGCCGAAGTGCTGCCAGAATTCGAATTTGAAAATCCTTGGGAAGCAACACACCCGTTAAAAGTTAAACATTTGTTGGAAAGCACAACAGGCTTTGACGAAATGTCGCTGGCAGAATTTGTGTATGATAATCAGCCAGTGATGCCTTTAACTGAAGCGTTGCGTTTTCAGCCTGACAGTCATATCAGCCGGTGGGCTCCCGGTACTCGCCATTCCTATTCAAACACCGCTGCGGCGGTTACCGCGCTGCTTATTGAAAAAGTCACGGAGCAGCCTTTTACCGACTATGTGCAAACCGAGATATTCACACCTTTAGGCATGAATCACACATTTTACGGCACCGCGCTTGAGTCGGTCACGATGGCAGAAGGACATAGTGGGGGCAATATCGTAGAGCACGACCATTTACTGATGTACCCCGCGGGGGGCGCCTCATCTAGCATTAGTGATATGCAGCGTCTACTGACCTTTTTTACAGAACGGGGAAAGCCGTTGCTAAATGCTGAATCCATCAAGCGTATGGAGCAATCTCAAACCACCAATGCGGGTAAATTTGATGCCGGGTATGGGGTCTATAACTTCTCTCGTTATTATGATGGCTGGGGATATCGGGGCCACGATGGCTCGTTACCCGGATGGACGTCGGAGCTGTCTTATTTACCTGACAACGGGACCGGCTTTGCGCTACTCCTTAATGATGAAAACCCCAGGGCATTCTATAAAGCTGCAAGATTGCTGGCAGACTTTATCGCACAGGAGAATACTGTACCGACTGTAAAGGCGGAACCGGTACCCCAGCGGTGGCAGGAACTGTCAGGTTACTATCGTCTTATCAATCCGCGTATAGAAAAGCAGTATTTTATCGAGAGAATAGCTTCGCCTGTTTTAATTGATATCAACGATGAGGGTGCACACCTTTCTATGGTGGCAAATCCTGGCTGGCAACGAGATATTGTTTATGTTGGCAATGATATTTGGAGCAATGATAAGGGAGAGATTGTAATGACCAGCGCCACCGATCCGGTAGCTGGAGACGTCATTCATTACGGTGATCGGGTTTTCGTTACGACCTCTGCATTTGGCGCTATAGCAGATAAGGTTATATTTTTGGCGTGGTTTCTGACGCTGGTTATTACTGTAGTTTACACGCCTGTCTGGCTGATCAATAAGGCACGAGGTAAAATAGTCGGCGCCCATAGCCTGCAGCTGCGTAAATGGATGTCTTTATCTGCCCTGATTGCCGTGGCGTTTTTAGTCTTAATCGGTGTAGGGCTCAGCAATCCTTTTGACAATCTCGGTGGACCGGGGCCCATTTCCGTGGCGCTGTTTATTGCGTCAATCCTGTTAGCTATAGTCACATTATGGGCATGCTGGAAACGCATTAAATATCGTGGTCCATCAACGTCACGCTGGCTGCGCGGCTTTGTAGCTGTCTATCTTGCGCTTCAGCTGGTGGTAGTCATTTACCTGGCGTATTTTGGTGTGATTGGGCTGGTAAGCTGGACATAA
- a CDS encoding acyl-CoA dehydrogenase family protein — MPQYQAPMADYQFLLKEWLSLDTHYQQLGISDFDFELANEVISQGAKFAEDVIAPLNRTGDEQGCKLENGKVTTPDGFAEAYKEYIANGWNSMLGSADYDGQELPYSMAVPVHEMLHSANLSWRLTSMLTESAVLAVTRHASEALKSQYLAKLISGEWTGTMNLTEPHAGTDLALLNTKAEPQDDGSYTITGNKIFITGGDHEWTSNIIHMVLARLPDAPAGVKGISLFLVPKFLLDDNNEPAEANAVSVGSIEHKMGIKGSPTCVMNYDGAKGWLIGEENKGLACMFTMMNDARFQVGLEGLGAAEASFQGALEYARERVQSRAPQGVQNPDGKADPIVFQPDVARMLLTQKTQTEGCRALAVLYSKYMDIERLGNDEDKNTAGQVLQFLTPVCKAFMTDMGLEASSLGVQVLGGHGYIREWGMEQLMRDVRIAQLYEGTNGIQALDLIGRKLTRDKGQMMETTYIEFGKLVENIQDDTVKAQAQALLDDWRASSADCLALDPADVASAACDYLAYTAYSLIGVLWYSMADSASRSENQTIASAKAKSRDFYIARILPRRDAHKVAMKAGKASVLSISGSEFDYL, encoded by the coding sequence ATGCCTCAGTATCAGGCCCCTATGGCAGACTATCAGTTTCTGCTTAAAGAGTGGTTGTCATTAGACACACACTATCAACAGCTGGGTATCAGCGACTTCGACTTTGAACTTGCTAATGAAGTTATCTCTCAGGGCGCGAAGTTCGCCGAAGATGTGATAGCACCGCTAAACCGCACTGGTGATGAGCAAGGCTGTAAGCTTGAAAACGGCAAGGTGACCACCCCTGACGGTTTTGCTGAGGCATATAAAGAATATATCGCAAATGGCTGGAACAGCATGCTGGGTTCGGCCGACTATGATGGCCAGGAGCTGCCCTATTCGATGGCTGTACCGGTACATGAAATGCTTCATTCTGCCAACCTGAGCTGGCGCCTGACCAGCATGCTTACGGAAAGCGCCGTTCTTGCCGTGACACGCCATGCCAGCGAAGCACTTAAGTCACAGTATCTGGCTAAGCTGATAAGCGGTGAGTGGACCGGTACAATGAACCTGACTGAACCTCACGCTGGTACCGATTTGGCACTGCTAAATACTAAAGCTGAGCCGCAGGATGATGGCAGTTATACCATTACCGGAAATAAAATCTTTATCACCGGTGGCGACCACGAGTGGACCAGCAACATTATCCACATGGTACTGGCCCGTCTGCCTGATGCACCTGCAGGTGTTAAAGGCATCAGCTTATTCCTGGTTCCTAAATTTCTGCTGGATGATAACAATGAGCCTGCCGAGGCCAATGCGGTTTCTGTCGGCAGTATCGAACATAAGATGGGTATTAAAGGCAGCCCCACCTGTGTAATGAATTATGATGGCGCCAAAGGCTGGCTGATTGGCGAGGAAAACAAAGGTCTGGCTTGCATGTTCACAATGATGAACGACGCACGCTTTCAGGTCGGTCTGGAAGGTCTGGGCGCAGCCGAGGCGTCTTTTCAGGGTGCCCTGGAATACGCTCGTGAGCGGGTGCAGTCGCGTGCGCCACAGGGTGTTCAGAATCCTGACGGAAAAGCCGACCCCATTGTTTTTCAGCCCGATGTGGCACGCATGTTGTTAACCCAGAAAACACAGACTGAAGGCTGCCGGGCGCTTGCGGTGTTGTATTCAAAGTATATGGACATTGAACGCCTGGGCAATGATGAAGACAAGAATACCGCAGGTCAGGTGCTGCAATTTTTAACGCCGGTGTGTAAAGCCTTTATGACCGATATGGGACTGGAAGCGAGTAGTCTGGGGGTTCAGGTACTTGGCGGCCACGGTTATATTCGTGAATGGGGTATGGAGCAGCTAATGCGTGACGTACGTATTGCGCAGCTTTATGAAGGCACCAATGGTATTCAGGCGCTGGATCTTATCGGTCGAAAGCTGACCCGCGATAAGGGCCAGATGATGGAAACCACTTATATCGAGTTTGGTAAGCTGGTTGAAAATATTCAGGATGACACTGTTAAAGCACAGGCTCAGGCATTACTGGATGACTGGCGTGCAAGTTCAGCCGATTGTCTGGCGTTGGATCCGGCCGATGTCGCCAGTGCCGCGTGCGATTACCTTGCCTACACCGCTTATTCTCTGATTGGCGTACTTTGGTATAGCATGGCAGATAGCGCATCACGTAGTGAAAACCAAACTATCGCCAGTGCAAAAGCCAAGTCCAGAGACTTTTATATCGCTCGCATTTTACCGCGTCGTGATGCTCACAAAGTAGCGATGAAAGCAGGAAAAGCGTCGGTACTGTCAATTTCAGGTAGTGAGTTCGATTATCTTTGA
- a CDS encoding TIGR02450 family Trp-rich protein encodes MNPVSPTKLLHSKWTAVRHVNKEKHFTVTEVEYNEAGAVVHCVIEAIHSNNEYAIDWRELKKTDNWRQGWK; translated from the coding sequence ATGAACCCAGTCAGTCCGACAAAGCTACTTCATAGTAAATGGACAGCCGTGCGGCATGTGAACAAAGAAAAGCACTTCACCGTTACTGAAGTTGAATATAACGAAGCGGGTGCTGTTGTTCATTGTGTGATTGAGGCAATACACTCAAACAATGAATATGCAATTGACTGGCGTGAACTTAAGAAAACCGATAACTGGCGTCAGGGCTGGAAGTAA